GTTTTGACTCTAGATTATTTGGCTCGAAAGTGTCGTTAATGCATGCTTGATGTCGTTCGTTGCATGGAGTTGATggtgtaacgacccgatttttattatttgctatttaagtgtttaattagtTAATGAGCGAGTTAAATCTCATTTGTGAGAGTTAGTGTCCGTGAGCTTTAGTTGGGCCGAGTTATTGGGTTttggcccaatgggccttggcaCAAAGGAGAGGGGGGCGCTATATAAGCTTGCTAGAGAGAGAACTCATTTTTCATGAGTTTTGGGAAAGATAGAGAAAAGGAAGagctcattttttttataatattgtttaatttaattttatcataaattgttTCTATGAACTTATTACTTTTTAATATCTTGTGAAGAATATTTATCACTCCAGATGTTCAGTCTTGTGTTGCCGGTTGCGAAAAGATGGAATCAGCTCAACACTTGTCCGTTTCCTGTAGTACCTTTGGCTTTGTTTGGTCGTCAATTAGGTCTTGGATTGGCGTGTTTTCGATGGATCCTCACAATCTGGCAGAGCATTTTCTCCCGTTCACTTTCTCAGCACGTGGTCTCAGAGCGTGTTGATCCTTGGTAAGCCACCATTGGTACATAATAGATtgaacaattaaaattaaaaatagattgaACAATTGGTACATGATAGATTGAACaatagaaatgaaatgaaatataatagattgaacaattaaaattaaaaataaggaaaagaTAAAGAGGAAAGAGctaaagaaaagaagaaaaaaagttgaaGAACTATGTGAAGAATAGGTGTGAAGGCTGAGTAAGTGATAGTATTGAGTTAGAGGGTGGTATTTATAGACATAGTTGGTGTGAATTCTTAAGGCAATTAATGGCCAAATCAATTATAGGGTTATTATTTCAAGCGGAAGACGGAACATGCGGGCATTTTTTTGAAACTAACTACGGGTGTTGGAGGTTGTCTGTGCATGTTCTTTGAAAAATTGATCCTGAACTCAATTCCAATGTATCccatataaaaagaaaataaaataaaaaatatcaatgtaaCAAATTCCAGTTACAAACTTtttctattcattttttatttaactagTGTATGTAGGGAAATGAAATaactataaaatttaaataaaaattgaatgtaaaaaatttaagattaatttatagtagtatatatttacatattttgGCATATAAGTTAGTATAAATTTAGAATAAActcaaaataaaaacagaagttaataataataatttaatattttaaaagttagaccGGTCCACCGATTAAATGGATAATTGATATGGACAATTTCAAAAAATTGGAGGAAGTATGTCATAATTGtgttaaatttaaataatattttaatacgACAAAAAGAGTTGGAAAATCACataattttataagtttgaTGTGTTAACGTGAGTTCGTCATACAATAAACACTATAtatttggcaaaaaaaatactatttatatAGTACACCTCGTATAAATTACTAGAATAATAtgttatttattaatatatatgagtaaaaatatagtttatataaattaaaaaatatatataataaagaccccatataaattacaataaaatagaCACCCGTAAAATTGCAAGATTCGTCAAATATcccttttaaaatttgaaaattgttaAATACATTCCTGAATTTGCAAGACGTCTATTAAATACTCACATGTTTTGTCTACCCTGTCTGTTGTGATGACATTGTTGTTAATTGTATATGTGGACATGTCAACGTGACACCATGTCACAGGAAATAATTGATCAAGATTCATAATACACATTAAAGGGAGATATATAATTGATTAAAAGGAGAGGGGTGTGTGTGTGTTGTGTGTGTGTTTAGAGAGTTAGAGAAAGGGGGTTAAAGAGAGGGAGGGGGGAGAGTTATAGAGACGGAAAGAGAGAGAATAATTTtagcaacaacaacaatcttgtaaaattttcaaatcaatCTTTGAATTTAAtaaacatttgaaaattctGTAATTATGATAAATCTTTATCTCTTATATTGAACAGATCATCACGGTTGTTGTTGCTGTGATTTTTATTGGTGCTACAACTATTTTCCCTCTCCCTTATCTCTCTCTGTTTCTCGATTTCCTTGTTGTCTCTCTTTATCTCCCCCCAAGAATAATTTGCAATTATTGTTCCTCTCCTTTTCCCTCTATATATCATGTGACGTGTATCATGATTAATTACTCTATGTGACGAGACATCGCGTTAACAAGTGTCGCGTATGCAAATTTAAATTTCAGTCAATTAATCCCATACTTTTGCAAATTTTAGTCAATTACCCCATGTGAATTGTATCATGATTAATTACTGCATGTGACGAGGCGTCACGTTAACAAGTGTCGCGTATGCAGTTAGCGATCATATCACAACATAGAGAGTAAACAAAACAGATGGTATTTGATAGACGTCTTGCAAATTCAATGGTTTATTtgacaatttttaaattttagaagATATTTGACGAGTCTTgcaatttcataaaatatttggCATTTCAcccatttattattattaatagattTTACTTGCCTTGATCCAACTccaaattaccaaaaaaaaatataaaaaaatggatcaagtagtttagtgtatagaaatttcacctttaaggtggataaaTGAGATGATCGAGATTCGAACTCCGATCACCttgtatatataatgcaatgttcttATCAACTAAGCTAAACTCAATAAACtccaatttacttttttttttcttttttttttgacaatccaAATTACCGATTTTATTTTCCcgaaaacacaaaaataaaaatacggtggatatttttttttttttaagcacgGTGGATATTATTTTTGACGCACCAACAATttgcaattttgtttttataaatctaaaataaataaataaataaataaaagatgatCCACTTCAAATTGTCGTTGACATGTGGTGTCTAGTGGCCACACGAGCTCTACCATTACCCCTTATGGCTATGTCTATATGCAACTCATTGCAATGCTTCGTTTTCTCCTCTTTCCCTGCTCCACGGTAAGCCATAAATTCTActtcaaaaattattcattAATCTGATTATATCGGTTCCACTTTATTGCTACATCAAGTTTGTGCAATAAACTATacaaatttgacattttttaggAATATTCTTCTTGATGCATGTTATTTAGTGTGACCCAGATGGTATTTTGAGTCCCTTTTGAATTTTTCATTAAGAAATTTAAGGGATTTATAATATCATATGATAAAAATGGATACTTTACTCAAAACACCAAACAAGCTTCAATTTTTGCACCCACTTCATGGTTATTCAGAAaaattgagcaattattcactTTCCTATAAGTTTCAAAACCATGAACTTAGATTTGGTTCAAAGAAAAAACCAGTTTTGAGGGCTAGTAGCAGTGCCCTTTTGGAGCTTGTTCCTGAATTTAAGAAAGAGAATTTGGATTTTGAACTTCCTTTGTATGATTCATCAAAGGGAACTGTTGTGGATCTTGCAGTTGTGGGAGGTGGTCCTGCAGGGCTTGCAGTAGCACAGCAAGTTTCCGAAGCAGGGCTTTCTGTTTGCGCTATTGATCCGAACCCTAGATTGATTTGGCCTAATAATTATGGTGTTTGGGTGGATGAATTTGAGGCAATGGATTTACTTGATTGCCTTGATAAAACTTGGTCTGGTGCTGTTGTTTACATCGACGATAAAACGAAAAAGGATCTTGATAGACCTTATGGTAGGGTTAATAGGAAGCTTTTGAAGTCAAAGATGCTACAAAAATGCATATCAAATGGTGTGAAGTTTCATCAAGCTAAAGTTATCAAGGTTATTCACGAGGAATCGAAATCGTTGTTGATTTGTAATGATGGTGTCACGGTTCAGGCTACTGTGGTTCTTGATGCTACTGGCTTTTCAAAATGTCTGGTCCAGTATGATAAACCGTATAATCCGGGTTACCAAGTTGCGTATGGGATTTTGGCTGAGGTTGATGAACATCCGTTTGATGTTGATAAAATGCTTTTTATGGACTGGAGAGATTCACATCTAGACAATGATATGAAGCTCAAGGAGAGAAATAGTAAAATACCTACTTTTCTATATGCAATGCCCTTTTCATCCACAAAGATATTTCTCGAAGAAACCTCGCTTGTTGCTCGCCCTGGGTTACGGATGGATGATATACAAGATAGAATGGTTGCTAGGTTGAAACACTTGGGTATCAATGTGAAAAgcattgaagaagatgaacagtgtgTCATTCCAATGGGTGGCCCTCTCCCGGTTCTCCCTCAGAGAGTTGTTGGAATCGGTGGTACAGCTGGGATGGTGCATCCTTCTACCGGGTATATGGTAGCAAGAACCCTAGCTGCAGCTCCTATTGTTGCTAATGCTATTGTTCAGTATCTTGGTTCTGATAGAGGCCTTTTAGGAGACGAAATATCTGCACAAGTATGGAAAGACTTATGGCCGATCGAAAGAAGGCGACAAAGGGAGTTCTTCTGTTTTGGTATGGACGTCTTACTCAAGCTTGATTTACCTGGCACAAGAAGATTTTTCAATGCGTTTTTTAATCTGGAACCTTATTATTGGCATGGATTCTTATCATCAAGACTGTATCTTCCTGAGCTGTTTACTTTTGGATTATCTCTATTTTCTTATGCCTCAAATACATCTAGGCTAGAGATTATGGCAAAGGGAACTCTTCCTTTGGTAAATATGGTCAACAACTTGATAAAAGATAAAGAATAAGATTACTGTCTAATAATCTGTTGTATGCTACATATGTTATGCGCGCTTCCACTTGTATGCGCTCCACCTGTAGTTTACTTCTGATATTATAGATTTCCATAAAGTATATTGCATTGGTTTTAATCCCTGTTTATTCCTTTGCTCGCGCCTCGCGGTGATTCCCTCTTGTGGCAAAAGTAGCAATATCAAACATACCAGTCACTATTTGCTATGTACAAAGAATCTCACTCTTCtgctgcatttttttttttttgactcactCTTCTGCTGCATTTAGAGAGTGCTTTGGGGGAAatctgtttatttattttttttgacggaacTTTGGGGGAAATCTGTTAATAACACTGATAAATTACAATTTATTTGTATTTCTAAAAATGGTTCCATGAACTATAATAGTGTGATCAATGAAATGTTCTTCAATTCAATGTGGGATTACCGAGATTCAGTTTGATTCTAGGATTTGTGTTCCAAATGTTGATCATGCTGGTTAATCAactttctttcaaattttccaTTTAGTTTGATGCCTGAATTTGAGATTGCACAGAAAATTGTGATATACAGCTCTCTGTCATACAATTTAAGTTTCACCTTAAGTCCTAACCCCTTCCTCAAGCTAATTGGTAATTCAAAAAGTagccttcaatttttttatgattatcaTTATATGATTTTCTTGTTATGCCAAGCAGACAAACTATAAATTACATAATTTCCCCATATTCTAcatgaaataaaatttattttacaagAATTCCACCACATTTCGCAACTCTCTAAGTCTTAGATTCTGCAACAGAGTGCCTCCGAATCCGGTTCCATTGCAGTTCCAAACCCACACCAAGTTataaatgtttctttttttggaAATTAAGTTATAAATGCTTATATTCTTAGGAAAATGAACTTAAGCTAGTTgtgtttaaaaaattgaatcacTGGCCTTAATTTTGTAAGGTAAGGTCTAAGGTTGATATGTATTTGTGTATGGAATGGTTTTGGTAAACAAACTATTTTTACCTCAGAATAAACAAACTAAAACACCAAAATTTGAAGCATATTGCAAATTAACTTCATGGCTAATGTTGCACCATTTTACCTCCCTTTCAAAACATTTAAGAGTATGATATCTGATTTGGATACAATAAGCTTTGAAGGATTAgaaataaaatacataattgCATGCACATGGGGATGCAACTCTAATGGCCAAGTTCTTATGCTTTACTAATCATCTTCTATAAAGAAACATCAACCCCTGGCATACGTCCGCATCCATAATGTTAGCGGACCCGGCTGTTATTCTGTACTAATTGGCCAAACTCGTCCATAACTAGTAGCATTTATAAAAGAAGAATGTTGCTATGACTAAACATTCTCGCAAGTTTTACTCATCTCAAAGAATAACCCTAATTCGACATACTATAAGCAGAAAATTCTACTGAAATAAAATTTCCGATTAGAAATTATAAGATCCTCATCTATAGATTCAGGAAAGCTCTCGGCTGCGTttagcagcagcaacaacagcaTTCATCAGTGTTCCACGGAAACCTGCTTTTTCCAATTCATGAACACCTGCAATAGTGGTCCCACCGGGAGAAGTAACGTCATCCTTGAGCTGTCCTGGATGCTTCCCACTTTGGGTGGCCATTGATGCTGCTCCCAATACCTGGAAAACACACACACATTAGTCTAGAGAACAATTATATATAGGACCAAAACTGTTCCAATATAGGTAAGATGGGCAGATGTTTAGCCCCTACAACATAATATTCAAGCAGCAGCAATTTCATTAACAGTAACCTTATCTTTTTATTGATTGGACTTCTTGAGTACTACTATATGCCTATCTCCAGGTATGAGTTCATTAACTAGACTGTGTTTAGATTCCTTTTACAGCTTGCATAACCACTTCGGCAAACTGGGAATATCATCCatattgaaataattttaatcttcaaaatgttaaaaaaaaagaagacaattTGCAACATCTTTATTGAATGCATCTcaattattcattcattaaATCTGGGATTTTGACAAAATGGATAAGAGTATAAGAAAAGTCCAAAGCAAGCATGCccaaattttaaacacagttaaATGGTCAAAAGGATAGTATTTCACTTCACTTACAGTCTGAGAAGCTAGACTTAATGCAAGATCACGTGGTAGACCAGCTGCTACTCCTCCATCAGCCAGAGCCTCTATTGCTAAATATATATAAGCAGGACCACTGCCACTGAACAATTCACAAAAATAGAACATTTTTTAGTAAATACAAGTGTTTTGACTTGGGAGTTTTCAAGAATAATGCAGAATTGGGTAGAGGTAGGCCTGAGTCCAATTCACACATGACCAAAACAGAGAAAAAAGACAATCATCACCCAACAGAACATTTTCAGGTCCCAGACACTCTTCTTttattctctcaattttttctttttaacgcCAATATGTTATTAATCAGGTCTCTCAAATGTGAACAGCTAAAAATaagaattgtaaaaaaaaaaaaaagggggggggggggggagtaAAAGGAATAAGAATTGTATGGCCATGACAAAACTAGACTCAAACTCCTCCATCTCCTATGTTCTTGTACAGTTACAACACCTTAGAATTTTCGTCCATCaaagataaaatgaaatttGTTGTGGATTTTGACATAGTACCCAAATATTATTCTatcgttttataaaataagATTTACATACCTCAGGCCAGTTATTGCATCAAAATACTTATCATCAG
This genomic interval from Trifolium pratense cultivar HEN17-A07 linkage group LG6, ARS_RC_1.1, whole genome shotgun sequence contains the following:
- the LOC123889896 gene encoding lycopene beta cyclase, chloroplastic/chromoplastic, with protein sequence MIKMDTLLKTPNKLQFLHPLHGYSEKLSNYSLSYKFQNHELRFGSKKKPVLRASSSALLELVPEFKKENLDFELPLYDSSKGTVVDLAVVGGGPAGLAVAQQVSEAGLSVCAIDPNPRLIWPNNYGVWVDEFEAMDLLDCLDKTWSGAVVYIDDKTKKDLDRPYGRVNRKLLKSKMLQKCISNGVKFHQAKVIKVIHEESKSLLICNDGVTVQATVVLDATGFSKCLVQYDKPYNPGYQVAYGILAEVDEHPFDVDKMLFMDWRDSHLDNDMKLKERNSKIPTFLYAMPFSSTKIFLEETSLVARPGLRMDDIQDRMVARLKHLGINVKSIEEDEQCVIPMGGPLPVLPQRVVGIGGTAGMVHPSTGYMVARTLAAAPIVANAIVQYLGSDRGLLGDEISAQVWKDLWPIERRRQREFFCFGMDVLLKLDLPGTRRFFNAFFNLEPYYWHGFLSSRLYLPELFTFGLSLFSYASNTSRLEIMAKGTLPLVNMVNNLIKDKE